A section of the Methanococcoides sp. LMO-2 genome encodes:
- a CDS encoding DUF3656 domain-containing U32 family peptidase, whose product MNKKPELLAPAGNWESFVAAVENGADAVYLGAKTLGARAYAGNFTLEEIREAIDYAHLRGVKVFVTVNTLVKDQQIKNAAKLLCSLNEYGADAVIVQDIGLLRMAKELVPELPIHASTQMTIHNTEGVHFLEDLGVKRVVLAREMSLEEIRAIKQATNVEIETFIHGALCISYSGQCLLSSMIGGRSGNRGHCAQPCRKMYELEMDGQVVETEGPYLLSPKDLNTTEMLPQLIEAGVESFKIEGRMKRPEYVAGVVSTYRNLIDRYMEDPGSYFVSPEESLLLEQLFNRDFTDVYLKGDSTRGMMSREQPYNRGVVAGSVVGYNEEERRIIVELTIELELGDGIGAEGLEDAGENITRIVLNGKEVDSATAGDVVEVPFFEEVPSGSLIYRTMDRSLMDLLKKTFTSPKPIRKVAVKLSSDVIAGSSLKLKMEDTDGNSVSVKSDYVVEPAQKKPTAEEQIQQQFSKLGNSVFEPVGMDVNVTGDVFIPIKVLNDIRNLAVSRLEAARIEKLHRSPKGKCKVPKVTCEEVNVDKPLLVVSVDDPQRLEAAIEGGADVIYAGGEVFRGREALDLKEAFERCRSEGRKIYVNTPKIVSDDSMGRVQETLELAKELGVDGAVVSNYGTFRLAKEAGMAVIADSPMNVFNLHSYAAMKELGADSVVLSPEMSLEQVEDVAQCGPVECIIHGRLEVMESRYCMVGDLFGSGSGCPRFCEDGEFELYDEKEYCFPLLMDNDCRMHVLNSKELCMVENLGKLVRSGVSAVRIEARTMDASMVKKVTRRYRNVLDGKKKAGKCKDITDGYTAGHYMRGVL is encoded by the coding sequence ATGAACAAAAAACCTGAACTTCTGGCTCCTGCAGGTAACTGGGAATCCTTCGTCGCTGCTGTGGAGAACGGTGCAGATGCTGTTTATCTTGGTGCTAAGACTCTGGGTGCCAGGGCCTATGCAGGCAATTTTACCCTTGAGGAGATACGTGAGGCTATAGACTACGCTCACCTTCGTGGGGTAAAGGTCTTTGTTACGGTAAATACGCTGGTCAAGGACCAGCAGATAAAAAACGCTGCGAAACTGCTGTGTTCCCTGAACGAGTATGGAGCTGACGCTGTCATCGTACAGGACATCGGCCTTCTTCGCATGGCAAAGGAACTGGTTCCTGAACTTCCGATACATGCAAGCACCCAGATGACCATCCACAATACCGAAGGTGTGCATTTTCTCGAAGACCTGGGTGTCAAAAGGGTCGTGCTTGCAAGAGAGATGTCCCTTGAGGAGATCAGGGCGATAAAACAGGCTACTAATGTTGAGATCGAGACCTTCATCCACGGAGCACTCTGCATATCCTACTCCGGGCAATGTCTCCTGAGCAGCATGATAGGTGGCAGAAGCGGTAACCGTGGACATTGTGCACAGCCATGCAGGAAGATGTATGAGCTTGAGATGGACGGTCAGGTCGTAGAGACCGAGGGTCCTTACTTATTGAGCCCGAAAGACCTTAACACAACAGAAATGCTGCCCCAGCTCATCGAGGCAGGTGTTGAGTCCTTCAAGATAGAGGGCAGGATGAAAAGGCCGGAATATGTGGCAGGTGTTGTGAGCACATACAGGAATCTGATCGATCGATACATGGAAGATCCTGGTTCATACTTCGTATCCCCTGAAGAATCACTTTTACTTGAACAACTTTTCAACAGGGATTTTACTGATGTTTATCTTAAAGGCGACTCAACAAGAGGCATGATGAGCCGTGAACAGCCATACAATCGTGGTGTGGTTGCCGGTTCTGTTGTGGGCTATAACGAGGAAGAAAGGAGGATCATCGTAGAGCTCACAATTGAGCTGGAATTAGGCGATGGTATCGGTGCCGAGGGGCTGGAGGATGCAGGTGAGAACATCACACGTATTGTTCTGAACGGAAAGGAAGTCGATTCCGCCACAGCAGGCGATGTTGTTGAGGTCCCGTTCTTTGAAGAGGTCCCTTCCGGCAGTTTGATCTACAGAACTATGGACAGGTCACTGATGGATTTGCTGAAAAAGACCTTCACATCTCCAAAACCTATTCGTAAAGTGGCTGTGAAGCTCAGTTCTGATGTCATTGCAGGCTCATCACTTAAGCTGAAAATGGAGGACACTGATGGCAATTCGGTGTCTGTAAAATCAGATTACGTTGTCGAGCCTGCCCAGAAGAAGCCGACCGCTGAAGAGCAGATCCAGCAGCAGTTCTCAAAACTTGGTAATTCTGTCTTTGAGCCGGTAGGTATGGATGTGAACGTTACAGGTGATGTGTTCATTCCCATCAAGGTCCTTAACGACATAAGGAACCTGGCGGTTTCACGACTGGAAGCTGCAAGGATAGAAAAATTGCATCGTTCCCCGAAAGGCAAATGCAAGGTTCCAAAGGTAACCTGCGAAGAAGTGAATGTTGATAAGCCCCTGCTCGTGGTAAGTGTCGATGATCCACAGAGGCTTGAAGCTGCCATTGAAGGCGGTGCAGATGTGATCTATGCCGGAGGAGAAGTTTTCAGGGGAAGGGAAGCCCTGGACCTGAAGGAAGCCTTTGAAAGGTGCAGAAGTGAGGGTCGAAAGATCTACGTGAACACACCGAAGATCGTTTCTGACGATTCCATGGGCCGGGTGCAGGAGACACTGGAACTTGCAAAGGAGCTTGGGGTTGATGGTGCAGTGGTTTCAAACTACGGTACGTTCAGGCTTGCAAAGGAAGCAGGCATGGCCGTGATCGCAGACAGTCCTATGAACGTTTTCAATCTTCATTCCTATGCAGCCATGAAGGAGCTTGGTGCAGATTCTGTTGTATTGTCCCCGGAGATGTCGCTTGAGCAGGTAGAGGATGTCGCACAATGCGGTCCTGTGGAATGTATTATCCACGGCCGGCTGGAGGTCATGGAATCACGCTACTGCATGGTCGGAGACCTGTTCGGCTCAGGCAGCGGATGTCCCCGTTTTTGTGAGGATGGGGAGTTCGAGCTCTATGATGAGAAAGAGTATTGTTTCCCCCTGCTCATGGACAATGATTGCAGGATGCATGTGCTGAACTCGAAAGAGCTATGCATGGTCGAGAATCTTGGCAAGCTTGTCAGGTCTGGTGTGTCAGCGGTGAGGATCGAGGCAAGGACAATGGATGCTTCCATGGTGAAAAAGGTCACACGCCGTTATCGCAATGTACTGGACGGGAAGAAAAAGGCCGGCAAATGCAAGGACATCACCGATGGATACACTGCAGGGCATTACATGAGGGGTGTGCTATGA
- a CDS encoding MazG nucleotide pyrophosphohydrolase domain-containing protein, translating into MEITEFQKLMYDLYAHNDKRRGAAATTLWLVEEIGELAEAVRREDMENLREELADCFAWIGALANLFDIDLEEAFLEKYPLVCPTCGKNPCICTD; encoded by the coding sequence ATGGAAATCACAGAATTCCAGAAACTTATGTACGATCTGTACGCACATAATGACAAGCGCAGGGGTGCAGCTGCAACCACCCTCTGGCTGGTCGAGGAGATCGGCGAGCTGGCAGAGGCGGTCCGCAGGGAGGACATGGAGAACCTGAGGGAAGAGCTTGCAGATTGCTTTGCCTGGATCGGTGCGCTGGCTAACCTTTTTGATATTGACCTTGAGGAAGCTTTCCTGGAAAAGTATCCGCTTGTGTGTCCCACATGCGGGAAGAACCCGTGCATTTGCACTGACTGA
- the hisF gene encoding imidazole glycerol phosphate synthase subunit HisF, with translation MLTKRIIPCLDVTLDSEGGTVVKGVEFVDLKKAGDPVDLAKRYNEQGADELVFLDITASHEGRSTMIDVIERTANEVFIPLTVGGGINSVEDVRQILRAGADKVSINTAAVKNPQLIKEASDIFGSQCIVTAIDCKRNPDVENNPDKTIIELEDGTPAWYEVVIYGGRKPTGLDAVQWAKKVEELGSGEILLTSMDRDGTYDGFDIPITRKLSEELEIPIIASGGVGKPEHMYGGFVDGKADAGLAASIFHFGEFTVRDVKEELQKKNIPVRL, from the coding sequence ATGCTTACAAAGAGGATTATCCCGTGTCTTGATGTCACCCTTGATTCAGAAGGTGGCACTGTTGTCAAAGGTGTCGAGTTCGTAGATCTCAAAAAGGCAGGTGACCCTGTTGACCTCGCAAAACGCTACAACGAACAGGGAGCGGATGAACTTGTTTTCCTGGACATTACAGCTTCCCACGAAGGCCGCTCAACAATGATCGATGTGATCGAGCGTACTGCTAATGAGGTCTTTATCCCTCTCACCGTGGGTGGTGGAATAAACTCTGTTGAGGATGTCAGGCAGATCCTGAGGGCAGGTGCTGACAAGGTATCCATCAACACTGCTGCTGTGAAGAACCCACAGCTGATCAAGGAAGCTTCCGATATTTTTGGTTCCCAGTGTATTGTTACAGCAATCGATTGCAAGCGCAATCCGGACGTTGAGAACAATCCAGACAAGACCATAATTGAGCTTGAGGACGGTACTCCTGCATGGTATGAGGTTGTGATTTACGGTGGGCGCAAACCCACAGGCCTGGATGCTGTCCAGTGGGCGAAGAAGGTCGAGGAACTTGGATCAGGCGAGATATTGCTGACAAGTATGGACCGCGACGGTACCTACGATGGCTTCGACATTCCTATCACAAGGAAGCTCTCAGAAGAGCTGGAGATACCTATCATCGCTTCCGGCGGTGTGGGAAAACCCGAGCACATGTATGGCGGCTTTGTTGATGGAAAGGCCGATGCAGGGCTTGCAGCCAGTATCTTCCACTTCGGTGAGTTCACTGTGCGTGATGTGAAGGAAGAACTGCAGAAAAAGAACATTCCTGTCAGGCTCTAA
- a CDS encoding ribosome biogenesis/translation initiation ATPase RLI has product MRIAILNKDRCQPRRCSHECEKYCPRVRTGDETIVFGDDGKAIISEELCVGCGICVNKCPFDAIMIIGLPEALTEPTHRYGPNGFALYGLPTPQVGRVTGILGPNGIGKSTSVQILSGALVPNFGGENGDWEKVLEHYSGTAMHDYFKDVIDGKIKVSQKPQYVDMIPKAFNGKTIDLLEGTDERGALDNLIERLDLAPIIDRNIGDLSGGELQRVAIAACAARDADFYFFDEISPYLDIYQRINSSQIIQELSADKAVLVVEHDLAILDMLSDVVQVAYGVPAGYGVVTHPKGVRVAINQYLKGYLPEENVRIRPDAITFEVHPPRVESDIATLVDYNAFSKKYGDTFSLETDSGSLKEGEVIGIVGPNGIGKSTFVKILAGEIEPDEGELDIDVSISYKPQYIKGDNPMQVQMFLRSITRRFDTSYYQAEVIKPLNLEPLFEKMLSELSGGELQRVAIAACLSRDADLYILDEPSAHLDVEQRSLATKAIKRFAENNGKTAMVVDHDIYMIDMLSERLIVFEGKPAMYGKAHPPSSMQDGMNKFLSDLDITFRRDEDTSRPRVNKPGSRLDREQKAQGEYYYRLDE; this is encoded by the coding sequence ATGCGAATTGCAATATTGAATAAGGATAGATGCCAGCCAAGGCGATGCAGCCACGAATGTGAAAAATACTGCCCCAGGGTCAGGACCGGCGATGAGACCATCGTCTTTGGAGACGACGGCAAGGCTATCATTTCCGAAGAACTCTGTGTAGGCTGCGGTATCTGTGTCAACAAATGTCCTTTTGATGCTATAATGATCATCGGTCTGCCGGAAGCACTGACCGAACCGACCCACAGGTATGGCCCCAACGGCTTCGCACTGTACGGACTCCCCACCCCGCAGGTTGGCAGGGTGACAGGTATCCTCGGTCCTAACGGTATCGGTAAAAGTACGTCCGTCCAGATCCTCTCAGGAGCGCTTGTTCCTAACTTCGGCGGGGAGAACGGCGACTGGGAAAAGGTCCTGGAGCACTATTCTGGAACCGCCATGCATGATTATTTCAAGGATGTTATCGACGGCAAGATCAAGGTGTCCCAGAAGCCGCAGTACGTGGACATGATCCCAAAGGCCTTCAACGGAAAGACAATTGATCTCCTGGAAGGTACCGACGAGCGCGGTGCACTGGACAACCTTATCGAAAGGCTCGACCTGGCACCTATAATCGACCGTAATATCGGTGATCTCAGTGGTGGTGAACTGCAGAGGGTTGCAATTGCAGCCTGTGCTGCAAGGGATGCTGATTTCTACTTCTTTGATGAGATCAGTCCGTACCTTGATATCTACCAGCGTATCAATTCCTCACAGATCATACAGGAGCTTTCAGCCGATAAGGCAGTCCTTGTGGTGGAGCACGACCTCGCCATACTGGATATGCTCTCAGATGTGGTACAGGTGGCCTATGGTGTGCCTGCCGGGTATGGTGTTGTGACCCATCCCAAAGGCGTGCGTGTTGCCATCAACCAGTACCTCAAAGGATATCTCCCTGAGGAGAATGTCCGTATCAGGCCTGATGCCATCACTTTCGAAGTGCATCCTCCACGTGTGGAATCAGATATAGCGACACTTGTGGACTATAACGCGTTCTCCAAGAAATACGGTGACACCTTCTCACTGGAGACCGATTCCGGCTCCCTGAAGGAAGGAGAGGTCATAGGTATCGTGGGTCCTAACGGTATCGGTAAATCCACCTTCGTGAAGATCCTTGCAGGAGAGATCGAACCCGATGAGGGTGAGCTGGACATTGACGTTTCCATATCCTACAAGCCCCAGTACATCAAGGGCGATAATCCGATGCAGGTGCAGATGTTCCTGAGAAGCATTACCCGCAGGTTCGATACAAGCTACTATCAGGCAGAGGTCATCAAACCTTTGAATCTTGAGCCTCTCTTTGAGAAGATGCTCAGCGAGCTCAGTGGTGGTGAGTTGCAGAGGGTAGCAATTGCTGCATGTCTCTCAAGAGATGCCGACCTGTACATTCTTGACGAACCTAGTGCTCACCTTGATGTTGAACAGCGTTCCCTTGCCACAAAGGCGATCAAGAGATTCGCTGAGAACAACGGTAAGACCGCTATGGTCGTTGACCACGATATTTACATGATCGACATGCTCAGTGAAAGGCTAATCGTTTTCGAAGGTAAGCCTGCTATGTATGGTAAGGCACACCCTCCATCGAGTATGCAGGACGGCATGAACAAGTTCCTTTCAGACCTTGATATCACATTCAGAAGGGATGAGGACACATCACGTCCAAGGGTTAACAAACCGGGTTCCCGCCTTGACAGGGAACAGAAAGCACAGGGTGAATATTACTACAGGCTGGATGAGTGA
- a CDS encoding MBL fold metallo-hydrolase: MNRLIDMGVLACRQKNSRGTFKPHLAVRFRSGEGKICTFSIDSTRVPKKQPQPDAYLVTHAHSDHNGKSAMLSDLSVCTDRTAVALEIRHDREFKGRTVDMCGSIEINGVDVRTYPTGHTAGAVAFYWENDVGTRIMVTGDVKDPSSLPKCDLLITEANYGDHGDPSCHFVDDIEGFRDAFWSAPQVAFGAYAFGKAQRAVELLREVGHDGPIAMEEKSLILSNRLLDEPGELIGLGEFDEEAVCIVPPWDLGKLPHSMSKYVMTGRQDYRYPSLQISDHLDANGLVDMVEKVDPEMTLVYHPGGDRPGKFASYLNSIGRGAVCLDDVDNVLSNEFL; this comes from the coding sequence TTGAACAGGCTGATCGACATGGGTGTGCTGGCATGCCGCCAGAAGAACTCGCGAGGGACTTTCAAGCCCCACCTTGCCGTAAGGTTCAGGTCAGGGGAAGGGAAGATCTGTACTTTTTCTATTGATTCAACCCGTGTCCCAAAGAAACAGCCTCAACCGGATGCGTATCTTGTTACTCATGCTCATTCTGACCATAACGGCAAGTCTGCAATGCTTTCTGACCTCTCGGTCTGTACTGACAGGACCGCAGTGGCGCTTGAGATAAGGCATGACCGCGAATTCAAAGGAAGGACCGTCGACATGTGCGGTTCCATTGAGATCAATGGTGTTGATGTCAGGACATATCCCACAGGACATACCGCAGGAGCGGTTGCATTCTATTGGGAGAACGATGTCGGTACACGCATAATGGTTACAGGGGATGTGAAGGATCCTTCCTCATTGCCCAAATGTGACCTGTTGATAACCGAGGCGAACTACGGGGACCATGGGGACCCTTCATGTCACTTTGTGGATGACATCGAGGGCTTTAGGGATGCATTTTGGTCTGCTCCTCAGGTCGCCTTTGGTGCGTATGCTTTTGGCAAGGCACAGAGGGCGGTGGAACTTCTTCGTGAGGTCGGTCATGACGGGCCCATTGCAATGGAGGAGAAATCGCTGATACTCTCCAACAGGCTTCTGGACGAACCCGGTGAACTTATAGGGCTGGGCGAGTTCGATGAGGAAGCGGTCTGCATCGTTCCTCCGTGGGACTTGGGGAAGTTGCCCCATTCCATGTCCAAATATGTGATGACCGGAAGGCAGGACTATCGCTATCCTTCCCTGCAGATCAGTGACCATCTGGATGCCAACGGGCTTGTAGACATGGTGGAAAAAGTGGATCCTGAGATGACATTGGTGTACCATCCCGGCGGTGATCGCCCCGGAAAGTTCGCTTCTTACCTGAACAGTATCGGAAGAGGTGCTGTCTGCCTGGACGATGTTGACAATGTCCTGAGCAATGAATTCCTGTAA
- a CDS encoding thioredoxin family protein encodes MSNVVVLDFTATWCGPCQMQKPILEELEGEMGDKVEFKMVDVDQNNALAGKYGIHAVPTLIIEKDGAEVKRYTGVTSADVLRSELSQLI; translated from the coding sequence ATGAGCAATGTAGTAGTATTAGACTTTACCGCAACATGGTGCGGACCCTGCCAGATGCAGAAACCGATCCTTGAGGAGCTCGAAGGTGAGATGGGCGACAAGGTTGAGTTCAAGATGGTGGATGTTGACCAGAACAATGCCCTTGCAGGCAAGTATGGTATCCACGCTGTCCCAACACTTATCATCGAGAAGGACGGAGCTGAGGTCAAGCGTTACACCGGCGTAACAAGTGCCGATGTGCTTCGCTCAGAGCTTAGCCAGCTCATCTGA
- the cofE gene encoding coenzyme F420-0:L-glutamate ligase: MKLTSELPCMQVIGIRTPLIKPGDDIVEVLASSLNENEIFLQDGDVLVLAESAVATAEGRMVELSTVVPSKEAEELSEKYCVDSREMELVLCECDDIIGGVPGAALTITKGTLSPNAGIDGSNAPEGHVVLLPENAQKSAARIRAGMEEFCCCHLGVIVGDSRTQPLRLGCVGVALGTSGIVPVEDARGSKDLFGKTLHITRKAVADNLVSAAQVIMGEADECIPCVLMRGAPVKMVKGSEEMPLFTPEECMYYSNIKQK; encoded by the coding sequence ATTAAATTGACTTCTGAACTTCCCTGCATGCAGGTCATTGGTATACGTACTCCCCTGATCAAACCGGGAGATGATATCGTAGAAGTGCTAGCCTCTTCCCTCAATGAAAATGAGATCTTCCTACAGGATGGGGATGTGCTGGTGCTGGCTGAGTCTGCGGTGGCCACAGCAGAAGGAAGGATGGTGGAACTTTCCACAGTGGTTCCCAGCAAAGAAGCAGAGGAACTTTCTGAAAAGTACTGTGTGGATTCCCGTGAAATGGAGCTTGTCCTTTGTGAATGTGATGATATCATCGGCGGTGTGCCGGGGGCAGCCCTTACCATCACGAAGGGAACCCTTTCCCCGAATGCAGGTATTGATGGCTCCAACGCACCTGAGGGACATGTTGTCCTCCTGCCTGAGAACGCACAGAAGAGTGCAGCCAGGATACGTGCCGGAATGGAGGAGTTCTGCTGCTGCCATCTCGGAGTGATCGTCGGGGACAGCCGAACACAGCCCCTGCGCCTTGGGTGCGTGGGTGTGGCACTGGGGACCTCAGGTATCGTTCCTGTGGAGGATGCGAGAGGCTCAAAGGACCTGTTCGGGAAGACACTTCACATCACACGCAAGGCGGTCGCGGATAATCTGGTCTCTGCTGCCCAGGTCATCATGGGTGAAGCAGATGAATGTATTCCGTGCGTTCTGATGCGTGGAGCACCTGTGAAGATGGTGAAGGGTTCGGAAGAGATGCCGCTTTTCACTCCTGAGGAGTGTATGTATTATAGCAATATCAAGCAGAAATGA
- the thiC gene encoding phosphomethylpyrimidine synthase ThiC, which translates to MRSTQVEYAKNGTLTPEMEHVAKVESLDEETVLERVADGSLVVMVREGCPPVAIGKGATTKINVNLGTSSASIDPEAELEKVKIAEKYGADTITDLSMGGDISAIRKMVFDNTTLPITTVPVYQAVVECGMKEATGDDMMSYLKKQVDEGVSSVVLHSVEKQMLEKLKGTGRIMGMVSKGGSFTSVLMLKENCENPYLENFEEVLSILKKNDVVLSLGNTMRSGCVHDLCDSPQMMEIERNAALAKQANEAGVQVIIEGMGGHVQANDIPEHIAAHRSRSNFPLFVAGPLPTDVGMGYDHISGAVGASIASGNGADYLCYITPAEHLSLPTPEQVREGLIAFRIAAHIGDSMKYGLNERDKLLADRRAKFDWDGQMELALDPDKPKGMCPQTGPCSMCGEYCAIKIMSDYLSGGN; encoded by the coding sequence ATGAGATCCACACAGGTAGAATACGCAAAGAACGGCACTTTGACTCCGGAAATGGAACATGTGGCAAAGGTTGAGTCCCTCGATGAGGAAACTGTACTTGAACGGGTTGCTGACGGAAGTCTTGTTGTGATGGTTCGTGAAGGCTGCCCGCCTGTTGCGATCGGCAAAGGTGCCACCACCAAGATCAACGTTAACCTCGGGACATCTTCTGCAAGCATTGATCCCGAAGCAGAGCTGGAAAAGGTAAAGATCGCAGAGAAATATGGTGCGGATACCATCACAGACCTTTCAATGGGTGGAGATATCTCTGCCATCAGGAAGATGGTCTTTGACAACACTACCCTCCCGATCACCACAGTTCCTGTCTACCAGGCAGTGGTGGAATGCGGTATGAAGGAAGCTACCGGCGATGACATGATGTCCTATCTGAAAAAGCAGGTGGATGAAGGAGTAAGTTCTGTTGTGCTTCACTCTGTGGAAAAGCAGATGCTTGAGAAATTGAAAGGCACAGGGCGTATAATGGGAATGGTCTCAAAGGGTGGTTCCTTTACCAGCGTGCTGATGCTCAAGGAAAACTGTGAGAACCCTTATCTTGAGAACTTCGAAGAGGTCCTTTCAATACTGAAGAAGAACGATGTTGTCCTCTCTCTTGGAAACACAATGCGAAGCGGTTGTGTTCATGACCTCTGCGACAGCCCGCAGATGATGGAGATCGAGAGGAACGCAGCTCTTGCAAAGCAGGCAAATGAGGCAGGTGTGCAGGTAATTATCGAGGGCATGGGCGGCCATGTACAGGCAAATGATATTCCTGAGCACATCGCAGCACACCGTTCCCGTTCTAACTTCCCGCTCTTTGTAGCAGGGCCACTGCCAACTGATGTGGGTATGGGCTATGATCATATCTCCGGTGCCGTGGGTGCAAGTATCGCCAGCGGCAATGGTGCTGATTATCTTTGCTACATAACTCCTGCAGAACATCTTTCCCTTCCAACACCTGAACAGGTCAGGGAAGGGCTTATTGCTTTCAGGATCGCGGCACATATTGGCGATTCAATGAAATACGGCCTCAACGAGAGGGACAAGCTTCTTGCTGACAGGCGTGCGAAGTTTGACTGGGACGGGCAGATGGAGCTTGCACTTGATCCTGACAAGCCCAAGGGAATGTGCCCGCAGACAGGCCCGTGTTCCATGTGCGGTGAATACTGCGCTATCAAGATAATGTCCGATTATTTATCCGGTGGTAATTAA
- a CDS encoding methylenetetrahydrofolate reductase, which yields MLSTFNDALNSDRFIVTAEVAPPKGTDISAVLEDAEIIRGWVDAINITDNQRAVMRMSPVAVGKLLMDAGHEVIVQFTCRDRNRLALQSDILAASALGIRNLCVMTGDYPTKGDHAGTKPVYDLDSVQLLSVITKMMAGHDMACNELAGAPSFTVGAVSNTDAARRMQMIKLKKKIDAGARFIQTQAVYDVEGFGEFMDSFPDPDVPVLAGIIPLRSAGMARFMNGNVPGIRVGDEMISRMEDAEDPVQEGLEIAAESIRELRKMCSGIHLMPIGGNSNTQKLLEMAGISALQ from the coding sequence ATGCTATCAACTTTCAACGATGCGCTCAATTCAGACCGCTTCATTGTGACCGCAGAGGTGGCACCCCCGAAGGGTACCGATATCTCGGCGGTACTTGAGGATGCAGAAATTATCAGGGGATGGGTGGATGCTATCAATATCACGGACAACCAGCGTGCGGTAATGCGCATGAGCCCGGTAGCCGTGGGTAAGTTACTGATGGATGCCGGTCATGAGGTGATAGTGCAGTTCACCTGCCGTGATCGCAATCGTCTGGCATTGCAATCCGACATCCTGGCGGCATCAGCCCTTGGGATCAGGAATCTCTGCGTGATGACAGGGGACTATCCCACCAAAGGCGATCATGCGGGTACAAAGCCGGTGTATGATCTTGATTCTGTACAGCTTCTCTCAGTTATCACTAAAATGATGGCTGGACACGATATGGCATGCAATGAGCTTGCAGGTGCTCCGTCATTCACCGTTGGTGCGGTCTCCAACACCGATGCAGCACGCAGGATGCAGATGATCAAGCTCAAAAAGAAGATTGATGCTGGTGCACGGTTCATACAGACCCAGGCGGTCTATGATGTGGAAGGTTTTGGCGAGTTCATGGACTCGTTCCCGGACCCCGATGTGCCGGTGCTGGCAGGGATCATTCCGCTTCGTTCGGCAGGGATGGCACGTTTCATGAATGGCAATGTTCCGGGAATAAGGGTGGGGGATGAGATGATATCCCGCATGGAGGATGCCGAAGACCCTGTTCAGGAAGGGCTTGAGATCGCTGCGGAGAGCATCCGGGAGTTACGTAAGATGTGCAGCGGAATCCACCTGATGCCTATCGGGGGCAATTCCAATACTCAGAAACTGCTTGAAATGGCAGGAATTTCCGCTTTACAATAA
- a CDS encoding peptidase domain-containing protein: protein MLISVSFAAATASQDNGYTIVPVKSDPTITPRWVSDTITQGETNWHGEIISSYTTSRHIDLNWGDTSDSLRLIVYSPSNEIIGTFYDNADGVIDGRINIVITNSNGFELGTWNSQVYGYSVKGTEDYYI, encoded by the coding sequence ATGCTTATATCGGTATCTTTTGCCGCAGCTACCGCCAGTCAGGACAACGGATATACCATCGTTCCTGTCAAGTCAGATCCTACAATCACACCAAGATGGGTTTCTGACACCATCACACAGGGAGAAACAAACTGGCATGGTGAAATAATCAGTTCATACACAACTTCACGTCACATAGACCTGAACTGGGGTGACACAAGCGATTCACTTAGGCTTATAGTGTACAGCCCGAGCAATGAAATAATCGGGACATTCTATGACAATGCAGACGGTGTCATCGATGGAAGAATTAACATTGTAATAACAAATTCAAATGGATTTGAACTCGGAACCTGGAATAGTCAGGTTTATGGATATAGTGTCAAGGGTACAGAAGATTATTATATCTGA